A genomic window from Hypomesus transpacificus isolate Combined female chromosome 15, fHypTra1, whole genome shotgun sequence includes:
- the irs1 gene encoding insulin receptor substrate 1-B, with the protein MASLITEQNCFSDVRKVGYLRKPKSMHKRFFVLRAASDAGPSRLEYYENEKKWRHKSGVPKKVIPLETCFNINKRADSKNKHLVALYTKEEYFSIAADSEQEQDLWYQALVDLHNRGKVHNVVAGSRIGEESSGEHMPGPAFSEVWQVILKPKGLGQTKNLIGIYRLCLTKKNISFVKLNSDAAAVVLQLMNIRRCGHSEHFFFIEVGRSAVTGPGEFWMQVDDSVVAQNMHETILEAMKAMSEEFRPRSKSQSSSNCSNPITVPLRRHHHHNPPPSQVGLGRRSRAEIVTATSPLGPKHSQSFRVRASSDGEGTMSRPLSVETGPGSPSPARTQSHRHRGASRLHPPLNHSRSIPRSSRCSPSAISPVSLSSSCTSGHGSTSDSLYPRRSSASMSGSPSDGGFISSDEYGSSPYDFTSSFRSVTPDLLGYTPPTTEEELNNYICMDKPAALPEGRSGCSRPCGASHYLEDPEQDKCFRKRTHSSGTPPPPPTLNQRNTPSQSSEGSVKEYTKMMPANSFSQGSTHREESIPDSASRANKGLNDLAKGNENVPKDDGYMPMSPGVSVASDKGTDYMPMSPACVSAPQRIINPRQHLRMDPNGYMMMSPSDSCSPDITTFGKIWAHGDHLKPSVDSIDEKVLSCGDYMNMSPASGSTTSTPPDCYFNSVDEPNRSMYAYFSLPRSLKKGHREAEASPLRLSLSSGRLAFGDDSSSTSTDSVGGLGNSQFAANPRTAERIRLDRPAHLSLEPKSSTLSSAQDGPLPSEPKSPGEYVNIEFSDKVFSENTPSEYMNIHLGTQGSMPRTADKSPLSSDDYAIQREDYAPPSPALVCESPQGPGYSTINPEASCKERSDTQRILNTSVSNDEASSSCVLPGPELSWLGAGPCSGHVGLLGPLSGLSAFTRVTSSPNWNQGAKVIRADKQGRRRHSSETFSSKGNKGTVGSTATNTQEVKRHSSASFENVWFKLEDSQVAYGKRESSLGAGAKNPNELNYMDLDLDRDQPPPWWGCSQTRWQEHLGRSGPDDLSAYASISFNKAEE; encoded by the coding sequence ATGGCCAGTCTTATTACTGAGCAGAACTGTTTTTCAGACGTAAGAAAAGTGGGCTATTTAAGGAAACCTAAAAGCATGCACAAGAGGTTTTTTGTCTTGCGCGCGGCTAGTGATGCAGGACCCTCGAGGCTCGAGTACTACGAGAACGAGAAGAAATGGAGACATAAGTCTGGAGTGCCCAAAAAGGTGATTCCTCTTGAGACATGCTTCAACATCAACAAAAGGGCTGATTCTAAAAACAAACACCTAGTTGCCCTTTACACCAAGGAAGAGTATTTTTCCATTGCTGCAGACAGCGAGCAGGAGCAAGATTTATGGTACCAAGCACTAGTGGATCTACATAATAGAGGAAAGGTTCACAACGTTGTAGCTGGCAGTAGGATTGGGGAAGAGAGTTCTGGAGAACACATGCCAGGACCAGCCTTTTCAGAAGTCTGGCAAGTTATTTTAAAACCAAAGGGCCTTGGACAAACCAAAAATTTGATTGGGATTTACAGATTGTGcctcacaaaaaaaaatatcaGCTTTGTAAAATTAAATTCAGATGCTGCAGCTGTCGTGCTCCAGCTAATGAACATACGTAGGTGTGGACATTCAGAGCATTTCTTTTTCATTGAAGTGGGAAGATCAGCAGTCACCGGCCCTGGAGAGTTCTGGATGCAGGTGGATGACTCTGTAGTTGCTCAAAATATGCATGAAACAATTTTGGAGGCCATGAAGGCAATGAGTGAAGAGTTTCGTCCCAGGAGCAAAAGTCAGTCCTCCTCAAACTGCTCCAACCCTATCACAGTGCCTTTGCGACGACATCACCACCACAACCCACCCCCTAGTCAGGTTGGGCTGGGCAGGAGGTCCCGGGCAGAGATTGTCACCGCTACCTCGCCTTTAGGTCCAAAGCATAGCCAGTCTTTCAGAGTCAGAGCATCGAGTGATGGGGAGGGAACCATGTCCAGACCCCTTTCTGTGGAAACGGGACCAGGAAGCCCCAGTCCTGCCAGGACCCAATCTCACAGACACCGAGGGGCATCCCGGCTGCACCCTCCCCTGAATCACAGCCGGTCTATTCCCAGGTCTTCCCGTTGCTCCCCTTCTGCCATCAGCCCTGTCAGCCTGTCCTCCAGTTGCACCAGCGGGCACGGCTCCACCTCTGACAGCCTCTACCCCCGCCGCTCCAGCGCCTCCATGTCTGGCTCCCCGAGTGACGGAGGGTTCATCTCCTCTGACGAGTACGGCTCGAGCCCCTATGACTTCACAAGCTCCTTCCGCAGTGTCACACCGGATTTGCTAGGCTACACACCGCCCACGACGGAGGAAGAACTGAACAACTACATCTGTATGGACAAGCCGGCAGCGCTGCCTGAAGGGAGGTCTGGCTGCAGTCGTCCTTGTGGGGCATCCCACTATCTGGAGgatccagagcaggacaagtgTTTCAGAAAGCGAACGCACTCCTCGgggacccctcctcctcctccgacacTTAACCAGCGAAACACTCCGTCTCAGTCGTCTGAGGGTTCTGTCAAGGAGTACACGAAGATGATGCCTGCTAACTCCTTCAGCCAGGGGTCGACTCACAGGGAGGAGTCCATACCAGACTCAGCCTCGCGTGCAAACAAGGGCCTCAACGACCTCGCTAAGGGGAACGAAAACGTGCCGAAAGACGATGGATACATGCCCATGTCTCCCGGTGTGAGCGTTGCCTCCGATAAAGGCACAGACTACATGCCCATGAGCCCTGCGTGTGTGTCCGCACCCCAGCGCATCATCAACCCCCGCCAGCACCTCAGGATGGATCCTAACGGTTACATGATGATGTCCCCCAGTGACAGCTGTTCTCCAGATATAACTACCTTTGGTAAAATCTGGGCTCACGGGGATCATCTTAAACCCTCTGTGGACAGCATAGACGAGAAGGTGTTATCGTGTGGAGATTACATGAACATGTCCCCAGCCAGCGGCTCTACCACCAGCACGCCGCCCGATTGCTACTTTAACTCTGTCGATGAGCCGAACAGGTCCATGTACGCCTatttctctctgcctcgctcCCTCAAAAAGGGTCACAGGGAGGCAGAAGCGAGCCCCCTGCGCCTCTCCCTTAGCTCTGGACGCCTGGCCTTCGGCGACGACTCGTCATCCACAAGTACTGACAGTGTGGGCGGACTCGGGAACTCCCAGTTTGCAGCCAATCCCAGGACAGCTGAACGGATAAGACTGGATAGACCAGCACACCTCTCTCTGGAACCCAAGTCTAGCACTCTGTCCAGTGCCCAAGATGGCCCCTTACCCTCAGAGCCCAAAAGCCCCGGGGAGTATGTTAATATTGAATTCAGTGACAAGGTGTTCTCAGAAAACACCCCGTCAGAGTACATGAACATACACCTGGGAACCCAGGGCAGCATGCCCAGGACCGCAGACAAATCTCCACTCAGCTCAGATGATTATGCAATACAGAGAGAAGATtacgcccctccctctcctgctctggtCTGTGAGAGCCCGCAAGGCCCGGGTTACAGCACTATTAATCCAGAGGCTTCCTGCAAAGAGCGCTCTGACACACAGAGAATACTAAACACCTCAGTGTCCAACGATGAAGCCAGCTCATCCTGTGTGTTGCCTGGTCCGGAACTATCCTGGCTTGGGGCGGGTCCTTGCTCAGGACATGTAGGCCTTCTTGGCCCTTTGTCGGGGCTGAGCGCTTTTACCAGGGTAACGTCCAGCCCCAACTGGAACCAGGGAGCCAAAGTAATCCGGGCAGACAAGCAGGGCCGGCGTCGTCATAGCTCAGAGACGTTCTCCTCCAAGGGGAACAAGGGGACAGTCGGCTCGACCGCGACCAACACGCAGGAAGTGAAGCGTCACAGCTCTGCCTCATTTGAAAACGTGTGGTTTAAGTTGGAGGATTCGCAAGTTGCCTACGGGAAAAGGGAGTCTTCACTCGGCGCCGGTGCCAAGAATCCTAACGAGCTGAACTACAtggacctggacctggacaGAGACCAGCCCCCTCCTTGGTGGGGTTGTAGCCAGACAAGGTGGCAGGAGCACCTGGGTAGAAGTGGGCCGGACGACTTAAGTGCCTATGCCAGCATCAGCTTTAACAAAGCTGAAGAGTAA
- the nyap2a gene encoding neuronal tyrosine-phosphorylated phosphoinositide-3-kinase adapter 2, translating into MNTNKDEASFSRFFQYVEDSGLRAYDGLVIQNASDIARESDRVRNETNWAYLQEKHEKKRRQEEAIKRIGEDVARATEGGYAGKHFRMGFMTMPAPQDRMPSSCGHGFTVRSQSLHSVGAGDEDGSPTSRKQPPPKPRRDPNTKLSISSETVNGGSVPNKLDQIDGSKSRPFSEEYKRIPPPKPKRNPNTQLSTSFDESYIRNHGNKMSSKREKSFSQSQSPAQDTDEDEPVYIQMVGNILRDLKSQDDDDQGESVYEEMKYPMFDDLVQDSRWEQGGSVTPSILDMEPGHSYIPRGSFCDIPAPFPNLLTHRPPLLVFPPAPVQCSPNSDESPLTPLDVTKLLMQDNIVLKPGASPTTTEAAPSSSHHRKAERERERERERERDRERERERERDLTSAHTITTSGRSSAPPLPSNLYKSSALVHGYPRSHSACPSPVSMGRSLTPLSLKHPPPYEAVMTGSMPRSASSVAHAAKAFSGQEGGAKLSGSSSAHGSMQNVSRTRTPTSPLDELTNLLSSGRNMLKKPPAGRKAKDSADCSAGEARSRSHSSEPLSRHESKERGPQHGGTRDDHHEWDGPSGQSSAKSSTPSRIGRSSASPTMMLGGGASAEPKVVCKLGRSASTSGVPSPGGTPQRQTSEPYSGLCQIPPMPWAYGDSTMMDMIEKKRSLCREIKARQRPDRNLCKQDSMPILPSWRKSNGGKKHGPPPYSTQTTVFWDTAI; encoded by the exons ATGAACACCAACAAGGACGAGGCGTCTTTCAGCAGGTTTTTCCAGTATGTGGAGGACAGTGGACTCAGGGCGTATGATGGCCTGGTTATCCAGAACGCGTCGGACATTGCCCGTGAAAGCGACCGTGTGAGAAATGAGACCAATTGGGCCTACCTTCAGGAAAAACATGAGAAGAAAAGGAGGCAGGAAGAAGCCATAAAGAG GATCGGTGAAGACGTGGCTCGAGCGACAGAGGGAGGCTATGCGGGGAAGCACTTCCGGATGGGCTTCATGACCATGCCGGCCCCCCAGGACCGGATGCCCTCTTCATGCGGCCACGGGTTCACCGTGCGCTCTCAGTCCCTCCATTCTGTAGGGGCTGGAGACGAGGACGGGAGCCCCACCTCCCGCAAGCAGCCCCCGCCCAAACCCAGGAGAGACCCCAACACCAAGCTCAGCATCTCCTCAGAGACGGTCAACGGCGGCTCCGTCCCTAATAAACTGGACCAAATCGATG GTTCCAAGTCCCGCCCCTTCAGCGAGGAATACAAGAGGATCCCTCCTCCCAAGCCCAAGAGGAACCCCAACACTCAGCTCAGCACCTCGTTCGACGAGTCCTACATCAGGAACCACGGCAACAAGATGTCCTCCAAGAGGGAGAAGTCTTTCTCCCAGAGCCAAAGCCCCGCCCAGGACACGGACGAAGACGAGCCCGTTTACATCCAGATGGTGGGCAACATCCTGCGGGACCTGAAGAGTCAAGACGATGATGACCAGGGTGAGTCTGTGTACGAGGAGATGAAGTACCCCATGTTTGATGACTTGGTCCAGGACTCCAGATGGGAGCAGGGGGGCAGTGTCACCCCCTCCATCCTGGACATGGAGCCAGGCCACTCATACATACCCCGAGGCTCGTTCTGTGACATCCCCGCTCCCTTCCCCAACCTGCTGACTCACCGTCCCCCCCTGCTGGTCTTCCCCCCGGCCCCCGTCCAATGCTCCCCCAACTCTGACGAGTCCCCTCTTACCCCTCTGGATGTCACCAAACTGCTCATGCAGGACAACATTGTCTTGAAGCCTGGGGCCTCGCCTACCACTACAGAggctgctccctcctcctctcaccaccggaaggcagagagggagagagaaagagagagggagagagagagggatagagagagggagagagagagggagcgggatcTCACATCCGCACACACCATCACCACCTCGGGACGCTCCTCAGCCCCGCCCCTGCCCTCCAACCTGTACAAGTCTTCTGCATTGGTCCACGGCTACCCACGCAGTCACTCGGCCTGCCCGTCCCCTGTCAGCATGGGCcgctctctcacccccctcagcCTCAAGCACCCGCCCCCGTACGAGGCTGTGATGACGGGCAGCATGCCCCGCAGCGCCTCCTCCGTGGCCCACGCTGCCAAGGCCTTCTCGGGCCAGGAGGGCGGGGCCAAGCTCAGCGGCTCGTCCTCTGCTCATGGATCCATGCAGAACGTGTCGCGGACGCGGACCCCCACCAGCCCTCTGGATGAACTCACCAACCTGCTCAGCAGCGGCAGGAACATGCTGAAGAAGCCTCCAGCGGGGAGGAAGGCAAAGGACTCTGCAGACT GCTCAGCAGGGGAAGCTCGCTCCAGGAGCCACAGCTCAGAGCCCCTCAGCAGGCATGAGAGCAAGGAGCGGGGGCCCCAGCACGGAGGAACCAGGGACGACCACCACGAGTGGGACGGGCCGTCCGGACAATCATCCGCCAAGAGCTCCACACCCAGTCGCATCGGGCGCTCCTCTGCCAGTCCCACTATGAtgctggggggcggggcttcCG CAGAGCCTAAGGTGGTGTGTAAGCTGGGCCGCTCAGCCTCCACCTCGGGGGTGCCCTCTCCTGGAGGAACGCCTCAACGCCAGACTTCTGAGCCCTACAGCGGCCTCTGCCAG atccCACCCATGCCTTGGGCGTATGGAGACAGCACCATGATGGACATGATAGAGAAGAAGCGCAGTCTGTGCCGGGAGATCAAGGCCAGACAGAGGCCCGACAGGAACCTGTGTAAGCAGGACAGCATGCCCATCTTGCCCAGCTGGAGGAAGAGCAATGGGGGCAAGAAGCACGGTCCGCCCCCCTACTCCACACAGACCACCGTGTTCTGGGACACGGCCATCTGA